The following are from one region of the Aspergillus chevalieri M1 DNA, chromosome 1, nearly complete sequence genome:
- a CDS encoding DEAD/DEAH box helicase (COG:K,L;~EggNog:ENOG410QDFQ;~InterPro:IPR038718,IPR000330,IPR027417,IPR014001, IPR001650;~PFAM:PF00176,PF00271;~go_function: GO:0005524 - ATP binding [Evidence IEA]), which produces MEPSGMAHLDFPNSASPERLFAGQPIGFVPRDGDSNAQDANPGEHTPGLPDEDTSMRRSCGTCHVLKSSMNTATISTPSHSHSNSISTPTAAQNRSSGLDLESYIPVGVLRKRNTSDTGNTETPEDVDGFPSSAIANLEKHNWIRTHAFPYETNPQWSYVRIYILPDDLGRKLIPRSSTALRRALKAVMTRVDRSRKAWEGNFPGDQNEIFTNEKRKGEEDESMWYIFNTLQDPAPQVETMQDPYARQAMEELLLGVGQEDSGVIGLKTALYPYQRRSAAMMVQREAQPARMLDPRLQACTNPLGHEYYYDKEEGCIFHEKKMYSEACGGILAETMGCGKTLICLAVILATQGHFPRIPLQYYQQIENPVREKTASLVEMAAAAAGRYSLPWKRYFDSLKSHGLSNDRCAKACETNRGNYTIPSAATRQKARNGVAYPRPPPQNLRLCSGTLIVVPPNLVDHWESEIAKHTEGLKVRILRNSSDETPSVDELLQYDIVLFSRIRLEKEAGELVPNRRVSVKPEDSPLTKVHWLRIIVDEGHNVAGHGQRTNMVHLLDQLQVERRWIVSGTPSSGLYGVEVSLASRETYSSESDLSNATNTALRRRRKTGSALESELKDLDKLRHIVVEFLDLKPWSNSRADDPANWTKYMKPVGEDGKRRKAPSLRATLQSLVVRHRMDTIHGETPLPPLSNKVVHLEPTFYDQLSLNMFIAILGVNAITSERTDQDYMFHPRNRKHLSLTISNLRQAGFWWAGFDEQDISGTKDVAIQYLQKNREQMSEDDIAMMAEGIRIAQIAICCGSRSAFRQYHELGVFVQDFPAHARSLWALDPSTADIEPLLLGISQARQAQQFINSHLNTEDPAEGLAGAGIKARRELAERQSDSVPTPTRMSTPVTSPKKTSTLDKSAKKNSPKKSFPKGLSKSLPKESPLARTKLVATASAKLTYLLDRVLELQEKEKIIIFYDNNNIAFWIAEGLEMIGVEFRIYANTLKPALRTAYLALFREDEEVRVLLMDLRQASHGLHLANASRVFIVNPIWQPNVESQAIKRAHRIGQTRPVYVETLVLKDTLEDKMLQRRKEMSDSEIQHAEKDLLDDSTMNTIIQNEKFIPMFEDGNGHANPFARLAFLKNPVGLFDRHKLPVPDSFDSAEGNGKQICEGSPLTTPVPSPSKTSAKRKRKTLRFDTASANASPKDKQDDGPDLLTPNIKRRKNSAAATAEAAEYVNGNGIVMTPSRPRPPRNRNSGSATPLPTPPPPSFFPLYPGQDVQTTDVSGSGRLE; this is translated from the exons ATGGAACCCAGCGGCATGGCTCACCTCGATTTCCCCAACTCTGCCTCTCCAGAAAGGCTGTTCGCGGGCCAGCCGATAGGTTTCGTTCCTCGGGATGGGGACTCGAAT GCACAGGATGCGAACCCCGGAGAACATACCCCTGGATTGCCCGATGAAGATACTTCGATGCGTCGCTCGTGCGGAACCTGTCATGTCCTCAAGTCGTCGATGAATACTGCGACTATATCTACGCCTTCGCATTCACATTCGAATTCTATATCTACGCCCACCGCTGCGCAAAATAGATCGTCTGGGCTGGATCTGGAATCGTATATCCCCGTTGGCGTGTTAAGGAAACGGAACACAAGCGATACCGGGAACACGGAGACCCCAGAAGACGTCGATGGATTTCCTTCGTCAGCGATCGCGAACTTGGAGAAACACAATTGGATCCGGACACACGCCTTCCCTTACGAAACCAATCCGCAATGGAGCTACGTACGCATATACATTTTGCCGGATGACTTGGGCCGCAAGCTCATTCCGCGCTCGAGCACGGCGTTACGCCGCGCGCTCAAGGCTGTCATGACAAGGGTGGATCGATCGCGTAAAGCATGGGAGGGGAACTTTCCCGGGGACCAGAATGAGATTTTTACCAATGAGAAACGGAAGGGGGAGGAAGATGAATCGATGTGGTATATTTTCAACACTTTGCAGGATCCTGCACCCCAGGTGGAGACGATGCAGGACCCGTATGCAAGGCAGGCCATGGAGGAGTTGCTTTTGGGCGTTGGTCAGGAGGATTCGGGAGTTATTGGTCTTAAGACTGCGCTGTATCCTTATCAGCGTCGCTCAGCGGCAATGATGGTACAGCGTGAAGCACAGCCGGCAAGGATGCTTGATCCTCGTTTGCAGGCCTGTACGAATCCGCTTGGGCATGAGTACTACTATGATAAGGAAGAGGGGTGTATCTTTCATGAGAAGAAGATGTATTCAGAAGCCTGTGGAGGTATTCTAGCAGAAACCATGGGTTGCGGCAAGACCCTCATCTGTCTCGCGGTGATACTGGCGACGCAGGGACATTTTCCTCGAATTCCGCTGCAGTACTATCAGCAGATTGAGAATCCTGTTCGTGAGAAGACTGCCAGTCTCGTCGAGATGGCGGCTGCAGCTGCGGGACGGTACTCTTTGCCGTGGAAAAGGTACTTTGACTCTTTGAAAAGCCACGGTTTATCCAACGATCGGTGTGCCAAAGCATGTGAAACTAATCGTGGTAACTATACCATTCCATCCGCAGCGACAAGGCAGAAAGCTCGGAACGGTGTGGCATATCCgagaccaccaccacagaatCTTCGCCTTTGCTCGGGGACATTGATCGTCGTGCCACCAAACTTGGTCGATCACTGGGAAAGCGAGATTGCCAAACACACGGAAGGATTGAAGGTGCGTATTCTTCGAAACAGCTCTGACGAGACGCCATCAGTGGATGAGCTTTTGCAGTATGATATAGTCCTCTTCTCGAGGATCCGCCTTGAGAAAGAAGCTGGTGAACTGGTGCCCAACCGCCGTGTTTCAGTGAAACCAGAAGACTCTCCATTGACCAAGGTCCATTGGCTGCGCATAATTGTCGATGAAGGTCACAATGTCGCTGGACATGGCCAACGGACGAACATGGTGCACCTGTTAGATCAGCTTCAAGTCGAGCGCCGGTGGATCGTGTCAGGAACGCCGTCTAGTGGACTGTATGGAGTGGAAGTCAGCTTGGCTTCGCGAGAGACGTATAGTAGCGAGAGTGATCTTTCCAATGCTACGAATACCGCGCTTCGAAGGCGCAGGAAGACCGGGTCAGCGCTTGAGAGTGAACTGAAGGACCTGGACAAGTTGCGCCACATTGTGGTGGAATTTCTGGATCTGAAGCCATGGTCGAATTCTCGGGCGGATGACCCTGCAAATTGGACCAAGTATATGAAACCGGTCGGTGAAGATGGTAAGCGTCGAAAGGCCCCGTCGCTCCGAGCAACATTACAGAGTCTCGTTGTACGGCATCGCATGGATACCATCCACGGTGAGACTCCTCTTCCGCCGCTATCTAATAAGGTGGTCCATCTTGAACCGACATTTTACGATCAACTGAGTCTGAACATGTTCATTGCCATCTTGGGTGTCAACGCAATCACCTCAGAGCGAACTGATCAGGACTACATGTTTCATCCACGTAACCGGAAGCATCTTAGTCTTACTATCAGCAATCTTCGGCAAGCTGGGTTCTGGTGGGCTGGGTTTGACGAACAAGATATCTCCGGGACGAAGGACGTTGCTATACAATACCTGCAGAAGAACAGAGAACAGATGTCGGAGGACGACATCGCTATGATGGCTGAGGGTATTCGAATTGCACAGATTGCCATTTGCTGTGGAAGCCGGAGCGCATTTCGACAATACCATGAACTGGGTGTCTTCGTACAGGATTTCCCCGCGCATGCGCGCAGTCTTTGGGCTCTTGACCCATCGACGGCGGACATTGAACCGCTGTTGCTGGGTATTTCGCAGGCGCGTCAGGCTCAGCAGTTTATTAACTCTCATTTGAACACGGAGGATCCAGCTGAAGGTCTCGCTGGTGCGGGCATCAAGGCACGCCGTGAGCTTGCTGAACGGCAGAGCGACTCTGTGCCCACGCCCACGAGGATGAGCACACCTGTGACTTCGCCAAAGAAGACTAGTACATTGGATAAAAGTGCCAAGAAGAATTCACCGAAGAAGTCGTTTCCCAAGGGCCTTTCCAAGTCCTTGCCAAAGGAATCGCCGCTTGCTCGGACGAAGCTTGTCGCAACAGCATCGGCAAAGTTGACCTATCTTCTTGATCGGGTTTTGGAGCTccaagagaaggagaagattaTAATTTTCtacgacaacaacaatattGCGTTTTGGATAGCTGAAGGTCTGGAAATGATAGGCGTTGAGTTCCGTATTTACGCCAATACGCTCAAACCCGCCCTACGAACCGCATACCTAGCCCTATTTcgcgaagacgaagaagtcCGCGTCCTCCTAATGGACCTCCGCCAGGCCTCTCACGGCCTTCACCTCGCCAACGCATCCCGTGTCTTCATCGTAAACCCCATTTGGCAACCCAACGTCGAGAGCCAAGCGATTAAACGTGCACACCGTATCGGACAAACCAGACCCGTATACGTCGAGACGCTCGTTTTGAAAGATACACTAGAAGACAAGATGCTTCAACGACGGAAGGAAATGTCTGATTCGGAGATCCAACATGCGGAGAAAGATCTATTGGATGATAGTACCATGAATACTATCATTCAGAACGAGAAGTTTATCCCGATGTTTGAGGATGGTAACGGGCATGCTAATCCGTTTGCACGGTTGGCGTTTTTGAAAAATCCGGTTGGACTTTTTGATCGGCATAAATTGCCGGTGCCGGACAGCTTTGATTCAGCGGAAGGGAACGGGAAGCAGATATGCGAA